Within the Halichoerus grypus chromosome 2, mHalGry1.hap1.1, whole genome shotgun sequence genome, the region AGATGTCTTCCAGATAAACGTTGCGCCCCTTCCACGTGCTGTAGATGAAGTAATACAGCCCATAACCCACCACACGGGGCCCTGAGATGGAGACAGAAGAGGGCACTGGGCGCCTGGGAGGGACCTCTGAGAGCGCCGGGACCGGGACCCTCCGAGGCCCTGCTGGTCTTACCCTGCGGCTCCCCGGGGGCGGGAAGGACCTCTGCCACCAAACAGTGATAGAAAGGGTTCCCTCCGAAGCCATCTGCTCTCAGGGCTGCGGAGATGGGGATTGTggcaaagagacagagaaagggccTGGGTGTGCGCCCGCCCGGCCTGGAGCTAGGGCCTTGGGGACCCATCCCTCCCttccgctcccccccccccgcccgccgccgcctgGGCCAGGACGCGGGTGCCGGGCCCCCACCTTCTTCGCTGATCTGCACCTGCTCCGAGAGTTTCTCGTACTCGGCCAGTTCCTACGGCAGCGGGGGACAGAGGCCGGATCAGGGCAGGGGACCCCTCCCGAGGCGGCCCCgactccccgcccgcccccctcccccggccgcgCCGCCCGCATCCCCTCGGGGGGCTCCCGGTTCCTGGCCCGCAGGCGTCACCCGAATCAGCCTCAGGATATGTCCACAGTCTCCCTCTTCGGCCTCTCGGATCCGCACGGAGGCCATCTCGATCCCCGCCGTCTGGGACTGAAGTCcgggcccctcccctcctgtcctgCCGGCAGGGGGCCTGCGAAAGGGCCTACGCACCGGGCCGGGACAGCCTGGGGGCGCCGCGGGCTGGGGCCCGGGGGGCTGGTGGGCGTGCGGGGGGTGCTCTCGGCGCCGCACCCCTGCACCCGGGGGGAGCCGGGGGAGTGCTCAGCGCCGGGGGCGCCGGGGGGATCCTCTCGGCGCCGCACCCCTACACCGACCGGGGGCCCTGGGAATGCTCAGCacctggggcggcggggggggggatcCTCTCGGCGCCGCACCCCTGCACCCTCCCGGGACGCGTCC harbors:
- the SAT2 gene encoding thialysine N-epsilon-acetyltransferase isoform X1, translated to MASVRIREAEEGDCGHILRLIRELAEYEKLSEQVQISEEALRADGFGGNPFYHCLVAEVLPAPGEPQGPRVVGYGLYYFIYSTWKGRNVYLEDIYVTPECRGQGIGSKIIKKVAQVALDQGCSQFRLAVLDWNQRAMALYKALGAQDLTETEGWHAFRFEGEAMRKLAGK
- the SAT2 gene encoding thialysine N-epsilon-acetyltransferase isoform X2, translating into MASVRIREAEEGDCGHILRLIRELAEYEKLSEQVQISEEALRADGFGGNPFYHCLVAEVLPAPGEPQGPRVVGYGLYYFIYSTWKGRNVYLEDIYVTPECQGIGSKIIKKVAQVALDQGCSQFRLAVLDWNQRAMALYKALGAQDLTETEGWHAFRFEGEAMRKLAGK